The sequence AAATATAGAAGATGAAAAAGAAGAGTATTCTCGACATGCAACGCATTACGGTCGAAGAATTTAAGGCTGCCGACAAGATACCTTTGGTTGTGGTGCTCGATAACGTGCGCAGTCTCAATAATGTAGGTTCGGTTTTTCGCACGAGCGATGCGTTCAGGGTATCGGCCATTTACCTGTGCGGCATAACCTCCACACCGCCGCACCCCGAGATACACAAGACGGCTTTGGGTGCCGAAGAGAGTGTCGAATGGCATTATGCCGCCGATGCTGTGACCCTTGTCGATGAACTTCACGCGCAAGGATATTATGTCTATGCCGTGGA comes from Candidatus Caccoplasma merdavium and encodes:
- a CDS encoding RNA methyltransferase produces the protein MKKKSILDMQRITVEEFKAADKIPLVVVLDNVRSLNNVGSVFRTSDAFRVSAIYLCGITSTPPHPEIHKTALGAEESVEWHYAADAVTLVDELHAQGYYVYAVEQVEGSVSLEKLSLSSDKKYAVVLGNEVKGVQQGVVDKCDACLEIPQYGTKHSLNVSVTAGLVIWDFFKQLFS